From a single Brassica oleracea var. oleracea cultivar TO1000 chromosome C5, BOL, whole genome shotgun sequence genomic region:
- the LOC106344927 gene encoding F-box protein At3g57580-like — translation MMNSMPTDLILEIFSRLPAKSVAVCCCVSKLWASILNSQDFRELFLTRSSSRPRLLFAIQGLYNNWRFFSSPHPHYSSDKSSHVVTADSYMKYLEDMRRYFCSYASGLMCFRQSRWICKETELYIVHVICNPSTGQYDLLPKLILNFCGDWTSFLGFDPVDRQFKVMFTDYNVQRIITLGTGELRWRNIQCSLPHQAQNEGICINGILYYSGFTGYKLGGVKTNYAGYTLQLRMWVLEDVEKQKRSEYVYNLPKNEFVGGNVSVVGMTARGEIVLISDYTYLVLYVLYFNPESNTLQSVTIQDKPSRKEEYNNIIY, via the exons ATGATGAATTCCATGCCGACTGATCTCATTCTCGAGATATTCTCCAGATTGCCTGCAAAATCAGTAGCCGTATGTTGTTGCGTGTCGAAGCTATGGGCGTCAATACTGAACAGTCAAGACTTCAGAGAGTTGTTCCTGACTAGGTCCTCGTCTCGTCCACGTCTCTTATTCGCCATTCAAGGATTATATAACAACTGGAGATTCTTCTCGTCCCCTCATCCTCATTATTCATCAGATAAGTCGTCTCACGTAGTTACCGCCGATTCTTATATGAAGTATTTGGAAGACATGCGACGGTACTTTTGCAGCTACGCCTCTGGTTTGATGTGTTTCCGTCAATCTAGGTGGATCTGCAAGGAAACGGAATTGTATATAGTGCATGTGATATGTAACCCTAGCACAGGACAATATGATTTATTACCTAAACTGATACTAAATTTTTGTGGTGACTGGACAAGCTTTTTAGGGTTTGATCCCGTTGACAGGCAATTCAAGGTAATGTTCACTGATTATAATGTTCAGAGAATTATAACGTTAGGAACTGGAGAACTGAGATGGAGAAATATCCAATGCTCTTTACCCCATCAAGCTCAGAATGAAGGGATATGCATCAATGGGATTTTGTATTACTCGGGTTTTACAG GGTATAAATTAGGTGGTGTTAAAACAAATTATGCTGGCTATACCCTTCAGTTACGTATGTGGGTTCTAGAAGATGTGGAGAAACAGAAACGGTCGGAATATGTCTACAATTTGCCGAAGAATGAATTCGTTGGAGGCAATGTTTCTGTTGTTGGAATGACCGCGAGAGGTGAGATTGTTTTGATATCGGACTATACGTATCTAGTGTTGTATGTTCTCTACTTCAATCCCGAAAGTAACACTCTCCAAAGTGTTACAATCCAAG ACAAGCCTTCCAGAAAAGAAGAGTACAACAACATCATCTACTAA